From the genome of Cognaticolwellia beringensis, one region includes:
- a CDS encoding substrate-binding periplasmic protein has product MKKVSCLFLLFLTFNVVLHAPLAIAQSTQSALRFDLGENTGWVPYRVGKSVDQAGILSELVVLIEEYSGIKFESVNWPMRRAEFALIKGIVDFDFICTAWFQGGTYGRNFVISEPLFEINEYVITLKDKKHLFPTLESIYTKPIGTIAGYFYFDDYQFTRVDFRDEESLLKALKYERVDAIILEYETAKHWAKVQNVAIEMTAPHTTGNLLIRLNKAKQQQLPAINAAIQKIKQSGQLKKILDKHGVEAKIISS; this is encoded by the coding sequence ATGAAAAAAGTATCCTGCTTATTTCTCTTGTTTTTAACGTTTAATGTTGTTTTGCATGCGCCTTTGGCTATTGCACAATCGACCCAATCAGCATTGCGATTCGATCTAGGTGAAAACACAGGTTGGGTTCCATACCGCGTAGGTAAAAGTGTCGATCAAGCCGGCATATTGTCTGAATTGGTCGTACTCATTGAAGAATACTCAGGTATTAAGTTTGAAAGCGTTAATTGGCCGATGAGGCGCGCAGAATTTGCCTTAATAAAAGGTATTGTTGATTTTGACTTTATTTGTACCGCTTGGTTTCAGGGAGGCACCTATGGCCGCAACTTTGTTATTAGCGAACCGTTGTTTGAGATCAATGAATATGTAATAACCCTGAAAGATAAAAAACACTTATTTCCCACCTTAGAAAGTATTTATACTAAGCCGATAGGCACCATTGCGGGCTATTTCTATTTTGATGATTATCAATTTACTCGGGTAGACTTTCGTGACGAAGAGAGTTTACTTAAAGCATTAAAATATGAGCGAGTTGACGCTATCATTCTTGAATATGAAACGGCGAAGCACTGGGCGAAAGTTCAAAATGTAGCAATAGAAATGACCGCGCCTCATACGACGGGTAATTTACTTATTCGACTTAACAAAGCCAAGCAACAACAGCTCCCTGCTATTAATGCCGCCATACAAAAAATAAAGCAAAGCGGTCAATTAAAAAAAATACTAGATAAACACGGTGTAGAAGCCAAAATTATCTCATCTTGA
- a CDS encoding GNAT family N-acetyltransferase has protein sequence MNLTIEFNKPEIKSAFDWQLIQEINVKNDDNQIIAKAEIEIITLNKHRGADESYELLSQQDATDWEVPLNLFFKKQNVAADLVEKLQAKVDAKAKDHILIEAISVLPAFRKQGVANFLLKEIAEHYSKVQSISVLSMPMSLFVDAQDCETEENKAYYQAMNLAEDELNNEQLSAFFEHSGFIHLAIDDSALEAPLPFKVFMASPKTL, from the coding sequence ATGAACTTAACGATAGAATTTAATAAACCAGAAATTAAAAGTGCTTTTGATTGGCAATTAATACAAGAAATTAATGTCAAGAATGACGATAACCAAATTATTGCCAAAGCAGAAATTGAAATAATCACTTTAAATAAGCACCGTGGCGCTGACGAAAGCTATGAATTACTGAGCCAGCAGGATGCTACCGATTGGGAAGTGCCATTAAATTTGTTTTTCAAAAAGCAAAATGTTGCGGCCGATTTAGTCGAAAAGTTACAAGCAAAAGTAGACGCTAAAGCCAAAGATCATATCTTAATTGAAGCGATTAGTGTTTTGCCGGCATTTCGCAAGCAAGGTGTTGCTAATTTTTTACTGAAAGAAATTGCTGAACACTACAGTAAAGTGCAATCGATCTCAGTACTTAGTATGCCAATGAGTTTGTTTGTAGATGCACAAGATTGCGAAACAGAAGAAAATAAAGCTTATTATCAAGCAATGAATTTAGCCGAAGACGAATTAAATAACGAGCAATTAAGTGCTTTTTTTGAGCACTCCGGATTCATCCATTTAGCGATTGACGATAGCGCCTTAGAAGCACCATTACCTTTTAAAGTTTTTATGGCTAGCCCAAAAACGCTCTAG